A region of the Lycium barbarum isolate Lr01 chromosome 1, ASM1917538v2, whole genome shotgun sequence genome:
GAACATATATATCTTCCTTCTTAATCATGTCCAAAGAGTCTCCCATAACGACCCAAAATTGTTGCTGTCGTCTAAGAAATTCATGTTATTTTGGAAATTGCCATGTCCAGTATTGGCGAACTTGTCCAAAGATTGTTCGGGTGATGTTGGTGGAGATTGGCCCATTTCCATGTAAATAAAGGCCATGAGATTAGCTTGTTGGGATTGCATATTGACAAGCTCAGCTTGCGTTTTGGCTAATTGTGCTTGAAGCTCATTCACTTGCTGTTGAAGTTGACAAATTGCCCCAGCAGAACCATAGACTGGATCCCTCAGCCTAGCGTTAGCCTCGTACACCATGCTGCTTACAGCATCTGCTCTTTGACATTCCGGCAATTCCTAAtcaaaattgaaaaaaatgattttagaTTTCGCCATCAAGTATTGAATTAGACAATGGCATTAAGAGTATTGTTCAAAAGTCAATATATATTTGTAAAaagtaattttgacttattttttaTGTACATTATCAGCAAAGGGTGGTCAGTTTCATTATTTGACACAAGAAGCAATGAGTAGCGGGTAGCAATAAGCCATGATGTTTTTTATTTCTGGAAAAGTAAGAGAAATCAATGCACAAGCAACAAATGAAAATGTAACATGGAAAAGAACAGTAGTTGGGATGTAAACAGAAAAAGGTTTCTTCACCAATAATTTATAAAGCAGCTATGGTTGTTGGTACTCATTATAGTGTATCCAAAAGATTTGAAAGACTTTGGCCTCGAAATTAATTCCCTCCTCTACAATTCGAAGAGAAACAGTAGGATTTCACTATCAACTTATGATGTCAGTTTGGATAAATAACTATATAGCCACATGGGACTCTAAATTTTCAGTTTCAGCTTTGGACTACATTAAATACTACCACCTAATTGGTCCGGGCATTAAATAAACTAAATCGTGCTATATTAAAGCATGTCCGCCTATATTTGCCTATTGCACtttgaccaatttttttttttttttttttgttcttgatattTTCTAACAAGTACACTAATATTAAATGCAGAGGGAGATAGGGCACAAGAATTTTACTTCTTTTATAATTTGAATCCGATACGTTATTGATTAAATGAATCTCAAAAAGAAAAGACTGTAAAAATGGAAAAATAAACATAGTAACTGCAACTAGTTTTTCAGTCACTATTTATTGCTAAAGCTAACAATTTAGTGAGTAGTAGTAACAAAGTAGGATATACATATACTAACATAACTTTGAAAAAATCCATCCACTTAAATTCCAAAGTTAAGTGGGAAAATAGACTGAATTAGTAAAAACAGGAGCAAGTAATAAACAAGTGAAAGAACGTATGTACCTGCAAGAACTTGATAATATTGCTAGCGCCAAAAACACGATGAGCAGTGGTGAATTTGATGGG
Encoded here:
- the LOC132605163 gene encoding LOB domain-containing protein 1-like — its product is MDSSNKTITTTAPLSPCSASPRRNSPSPPRVVVTPCAACKILRRRCAEKCVLAPYFPPNDPIKFTTAHRVFGASNIIKFLQELPECQRADAVSSMVYEANARLRDPVYGSAGAICQLQQQVNELQAQLAKTQAELVNMQSQQANLMAFIYMEMGQSPPTSPEQSLDKFANTGHGNFQNNMNFLDDSNNFGSLWETLWT